One window of the Rhipicephalus sanguineus isolate Rsan-2018 chromosome 2, BIME_Rsan_1.4, whole genome shotgun sequence genome contains the following:
- the LOC119382214 gene encoding uncharacterized protein LOC119382214: MEPSEVTSERDPLLPHKPCVIWMATPPRSLGKNKSGHILNSDSRNMSFHCYPYWRNREPERRVEDTSKFVADMLGVGQMTVFRVREEVKAQDFSGGKLTTPSRKRPRNAEKTRRSAKFNSFTLCALRSSVYDFFRHNEIQTVEKITAEFSERMEHPPLRRCTVRRLLAEIGFKHKKRSRNSLLIDRDDITDWRNRYLRDMARYRAEGRKIFYLDETWKRGRLFARANGLTTGLKRPSGKRQRLIVRHIGSEDGFVDGCLDVFRGQKTDDYHQEMDGNYFDGWFNGVLQKLPAGSVIVLDNAPYHSRREEKLPTTAWKKEEIQEWLTSKNITYGKRIIKKQLLELVAFVKSRFLSYIVDNTAVRAGCLVLRLPPYHCEFNPIELVWAKVKNGIAADNRDFKLSTVDAILRDKIKRVTAEKSDVL, encoded by the exons ATGGAGCCCAGTGAGGTGACATCAGAACGCGATCCTTTGTTGCCACACAAGCCTTGTGTCATCTGGATGGCCACACCACCAAGGAGTCTCGGCAAGAACAAGAGCGGCCACATCCTGAACAGCGATTCACGCAACATGAGCTTCCACTGCTACCCGTACTGGCGCAACAGGGAGCCTGAACGCAGGGTTGAGGACACAAGCAAGTTTGTCGCCGACATGCTTGGTGTCGGTCAAATGACTGTGTTCAGGGTTAGGGAGGAAGTTAAAGCTCAGgatttttcgggtggcaaactgACGACGCCCTCGCGAAAGCGCCCACGCAATGCGGAGAAGACAAGACGCAGCGCGAAGTTTAACAGCTtcacgttgtgcgcgctgaggtcAAGTGTGTACGATTTCTTTCGCCACAACGAGATACAGACGGTCGAGAAGATAACTGCCGAGTTCTCGGAGCGTATGGAACACCCACCACTAAGGCGGTGTACTGTGCGTCGCCTTCttgccgagatcggcttcaagcataAAAAGAGAAGCCGCAACTCGCTGCTTATCGACCGGGATGACATCACCGATTGGCGGAATCGCTACCTCCGGGACATGGCGCGTTACCGGGCGGAAGGCCGAAAGATCTTCTACCTGGACGAGACATGG AAGCGCGGACGCCTGTTTGCTCGAGCAAATGGCCTGACGACGGGTCTAAAACGACCTTCTGGGAAGCGTCAGCGCCTGATCGTGAGGCACATCGGCAGCGAGGATGGCTTCGTCGACGGCTGCTTGGATGTATTCCGAGGCCAAAAGACAGACGACTACCACCAGGAAATGGACGGCAATTACTTTGACGGCTGGTTCAATGGCGTTCTGCAAAAGTTGCCAGCTGGTAGCGTCATTGTTTTAGACAATGCACCTTACCATAGCCGGCGAGAAGAGAAATTGCCGACGACGGCCTGGAAGAAGGAAGAGATACAGGAGTGGCTCACAAGCAAGAACATCACCTACGGTAAAAGGATTATAAAGAAGCAGCTGCTTGAGCTGGTGGCATTTGTAAAGTCACGTTTTCTGAGCTACATCGTAGACAACACAGCTGTAAGGGCCGGTTGCCTTGTACTCAGGCTCCCGCCGTACCACTGCGAATTTAATCCCATTGAGCTTGTGTGGGCCAAGGTCAAAAATGGCATCGCTGCGGACAACAGAGACTTCAAGCTGTCCACGGTCGACGCCATCTTGAGAGATAAAATCAAGCGAGTAACGGCGGAAAaatctgatgttctttaa